In Primulina huaijiensis isolate GDHJ02 chromosome 6, ASM1229523v2, whole genome shotgun sequence, a single window of DNA contains:
- the LOC140979075 gene encoding uncharacterized protein, which produces MPPKRKTIEGDDRTPPIDKTVKVVDEFSRLFKEQAKVHGEQIHQLLSMHTSTQGHGGGRVQGTTESSEDGAYDRFRRMNPPEFIGGADPLVALEWVKSLEAIFDYLKFIDQDKVSCAVFMLVKAARIWWEATKVTVNVRELKWDEFKEFFYAKYFSREVKAKKVKECLELKHDALSVTEYTLNFEEGCVFVPFIAENDKDKGEHFLRGLKPEIRRDVHMSKVVTYQDIVERALLAEHDEQEIEKERQLRSLVGGYSYYFLPSSYKLLHKGCMGYLASVVDVRKEINLQFQDIDVVQDYPDVFADDVSGLPPDREVEFVIDLIPDRIWKGQQLNAQLLELKRKSDLTGVSKFGSNRNGLLTFRGRICVPMGDDNRKEVLLEAHTTPYSVHHGSTKMYQDL; this is translated from the exons ATGCCTCCCAAGCGAAAGACTATTGAAGGGGACGATAGGACCCCTCCCATTGATAAGACGGTAAAAGTTGTAGATGAATTTAGTAGGCTATTTAAAGAACAAGCGAAGGTTCATGGTGAGCAAATCCATCAGTTACTGAGCATGCATACCTCGACTCAGGGTCATGGTGGTGGAAGAGTTCAAGGCACAACAGAAAGTTCTGAAGATGGTGCATATGATCGTTTCAGACGTATGAACCCTCCAGAGTTTATAGGTGGTGCCGATCCACTCGtagctcttgaatgggtcaAATCATTGGAGGCTATATTTGATTACTTGAAGTTCATTGATCAAGACAAGGTTAGTTGTGCTGTGtttatgttagtcaaagctgctcgcATCTGGTGGGAAGCTACGAAAGTGACTGTCAATGTTCGCGAGTTAAAATGGGATGAGTTCAAAGAGTTTTTTTACGCCAAATACTTTTCACGTGAAGTAAAAGCCAAGAAGGTGAAGGAATGTCTGGAATTGAAGCATGATGCTTTGTCTGTTACTGAATATACGTTGAATTTTGAGGAAGGATGTGTTTTTGTTCCTTTTATTGCTGAGaatgataaagataaaggaGAACACTTCCTTCGTGGGTTGAAGCCAGAAATTCGAAGGGATGTGCATATGTCCAAGGTAGTCACGTATCAAGATATCGTGGAGCGAGCTTTGCTTGCGGAACATGATGAGCAAGAAATTGAGAAAGAGAGACAATTAAGAAG TCTCGTCGGTGGAtattcctattatttcttgCCTTCAAGCTATAAGTTGTTGCACAAAGGTTGTATGGGTTATCTAGCTTCAGTGGTTGATGTGCGAAAGGAAATTAATTTGCAATTTCAGGACATTGATGTGGTTCAGGATTATCCTGATGTTTTTGCTGATGACGTGTCTGGTttaccacctgatcgagaggtggagtttgttattgactTAATTCCAG ATCGAATTTGGAAGGGACAACAGCTGAATGctcagttattagagttgaagaggaaAAGTGATCTGACAGGAGTTTCTAAATTTGGGTCGAATCGTAATGGGTTACTGACCTTTCGAGGCAGGatatgtgttcctatgggtgATGACAATCGAAAAGAGGTACTTCTTGAAGCTCATACAACGCCATATTCTGTACATCacggtagtaccaagatgtaccaagatcttTGA